A single genomic interval of Salmo trutta chromosome 13, fSalTru1.1, whole genome shotgun sequence harbors:
- the LOC115205769 gene encoding HIG1 domain family member 2A produces the protein MAAATTPVVPEQSASTTHLPMLDISKPPVIDGFTPLSRPREETFQEKFMRKSKENPFVPIGCLGTAGALMYGLRAFKQGKTRQSQLLMRGRIFAQGFTVVAIIFGVFTTALKKD, from the exons ATGGCAGCTGCCACTACCCCGGTTGTTCCTGAACAGTCGGCGTCAACCACCCATTTACCGATGCTCGACATATCCAAGCCCCCGGTTATAGACGGATTTACACCTCTATCGCGACCCAGAGAAGAGACTTTTCAGGAGAAGTTTATGAGGAAGTCGAAGGAGAACCCGTTCGTCCCTATAG gttgtctcGGTACAGCTGGAGCATTGATGTACGGTCTCCGAGCCTTCAAACAAGGCAAAACCCGACAGTCCCAGCTCCTGATGAGAGGACGCATCTTCGCACAAGGCTTCACTGTAGTCGCTATTATCTTCGGCGTGTTCACCACAGCCCTGAAGAAAGACTGA